A genome region from Clostridiaceae bacterium includes the following:
- a CDS encoding endospore germination permease: MLSSREKISMRQAVILFLLLVFSQSIRLLPTYVARIGERAGWLTPIVSILPFIFLVYIIQEIFKNNKEANLSDIIIKTLGKTSGTILLFLYLIWMMVSLGILVRYFAEKFLTSVLPNTPMSFFILTILAVIFYAMQGGIVYISRTAEILFLLFTVSFTFLFLCTVPNFKVINLFPITHYDFLPILKSSYSNISIWGAFTYIFFFGDRINDKEHAKRFGLQGAVYLVITTLMLLIQTIGVYSYSLVQRTSAPYISVVKSISLLRTIERIESISVTLWAIADFVPISVTIYVIVSIIKSLFSLSEVKSLVSPITIFAFIFSQYIAHNSFELENFSNYISLPLGIIFGFIFPLIILIVGKIRKKI, encoded by the coding sequence TTGTTGTCCTCAAGAGAAAAAATTTCAATGCGTCAGGCAGTTATCCTTTTCCTCTTGCTTGTATTTTCCCAATCTATACGGCTTTTGCCCACTTATGTAGCAAGGATAGGAGAACGAGCCGGGTGGTTGACACCTATTGTTTCAATTTTGCCATTTATTTTCCTTGTGTATATCATTCAAGAGATATTTAAGAATAATAAAGAGGCAAATCTTTCAGATATAATTATCAAAACTTTAGGTAAAACTTCTGGAACTATATTATTATTTCTTTATCTTATATGGATGATGGTTTCCCTTGGTATATTAGTAAGGTATTTTGCTGAAAAGTTTTTGACATCGGTGCTGCCTAATACACCTATGAGCTTTTTTATTTTGACTATTCTTGCAGTTATTTTCTACGCTATGCAAGGCGGAATTGTTTATATTTCCCGAACGGCAGAAATCCTGTTTTTGCTGTTTACGGTTAGTTTTACTTTTCTTTTTTTATGTACTGTACCGAATTTCAAAGTTATTAATTTATTTCCAATAACACACTATGACTTTTTGCCAATATTAAAGTCATCCTATTCTAATATCAGTATATGGGGTGCGTTTACATATATTTTCTTTTTTGGAGACAGGATAAACGATAAGGAACATGCAAAAAGATTTGGGCTGCAAGGTGCAGTCTATCTGGTTATTACAACGCTGATGCTACTGATACAAACAATAGGGGTGTATAGCTATTCCCTCGTTCAACGTACTTCTGCGCCTTACATTTCTGTGGTAAAAAGTATATCTTTATTGAGAACCATTGAAAGGATAGAGTCTATTTCTGTGACATTATGGGCAATTGCAGACTTTGTGCCTATATCCGTTACTATATATGTTATAGTTAGCATAATAAAATCACTTTTCTCTCTTTCTGAGGTGAAATCGTTAGTAAGTCCTATTACGATATTTGCTTTTATTTTTTCACAGTACATAGCTCACAATAGTTTTGAACTTGAAAATTTCTCAAACTATATTAGTCTGCCATTGGGTATAATATTTGGATTTATTTTTCCGCTAATTATTTTAATTGTAGGGAAGATAAGAAAGAAAATATAA